Sequence from the Salinicoccus sp. Bachu38 genome:
AACGTCAGGGAAGTGGTCGCAGGTTTCGACTTTACATACGGCAGATATGGGAAGGGGAACATCCATACACTGTCGGAGTATGACGCATTCAATACGACGGGTATCGACAAGATAACAGAAGACGGGGAGAAGATATCGACGACGCGCATCCGCGAGGATCTGGCGAAGAACGATCTGGAGCATGCCAATCTGATCCTTGGGCGCCCCTATGAAGTGAAGGGCGTCGTTGTACAGGGGGAGAAGCGCGGCCGTACGATCGGCTTTCCGACTGCCAACATCGAGCCGGAATACCGCTATCATCTTCCTGGAAAAGGCGTCTATGCCGTAACGTTGCGCCTCGATAATGAGGAGCCCCTCTACAAGGGTGTGTGCAATGTCGGGGTCAAGCCGACTTTCCACGACAATATGGAACGCGTGTCGATCGAAGTCCACCTGTTCGATTTCGAACGCAGCATCTACGGGGAGAATGTGACCGTCTACTGGCACCATTTCATCCGCAGGGAACGGAAGTTTTCAGGCATCGAGGAACTGACCGGGCAGATTGCAAAAGATAAGCAAAAAGCCATCGATCTACTTGAAAACATATGATCCATCCAGTATAATGAATCAAGTGCCCTACTCTTGGCAGAGCGAATCTCCGACATCTGCTCGGATAGTGGTGAACAATAATACAAGGAGGCGTTTATACATGGCAATTACACAGGAACGCAAAAACGAACTGATTCAGGAATACCGTACACATGAATCCGACACAGGATCCCCAGAGGTGCAGATCGCTGTACTGACTGCTGAAATCACAGCACTCAACGATCACCTGCGCATCCACAAGAAAGACCACCACTCAAGAAGAGGTCTTCTCAAAATGGTCGGACGCAGAAAACACCTGCTGACTTACCTGCGTAACAAAGATATTCAGAGATACCGTGAACTGATCAAAAGACTCGGTCTCCGTCGATAAGAAATGGCAAGGCATATCCTCCGGATATGCCTTTTTTTATGTATATTTTTTTACAAAAGTGATATGATTGAATCAAGTAGCCTTACTAAGGAGAGTAGACAAATTATGATAGAATCAGCGAAAAAAGTGTACGAAACAGAATGGGGCAGGCATAAGCTTACTGTCGAATATGGAGAAATGGCGAAACAGGCGAATGGTGCCGTACTCGTCCGCTACGGGGAGACTGTAGTGCTGAGTACAGCCACAGCATCAAAAGAGCCGAGAAATCTGCCTTTCTTCCCACTTACAGTGGCCTATGAAGAGAAGCTGTATGCAGCAGGAAAGATCCCCGGCGGCTTCAACAAGCGGGAAGGCAGGCCGAGTGAGGAAGCAACACTTACAAGTCGCCTGATCGACCGCCCGATCCGCCCCCTGTTCCCGGATGGCTACAGGAATGATGTACAGGTCATGTCCATCGTGCTCTCTGTAGATCCGAACGCTTCACCGCAGATGGCAGCGATGCTCGGCTCATCCCTGGCACTCAGCGTGAGCGATATTCCTTTCGATGGTCCGATTGCAGGTGTCACTGTGGGACTCATCGACGGGGAATTCATCATCAACCCGTCGACTGATGAACTCGGCCACTCCGAAATCGAACTCCAAGTGGCCGGTACAAAGGATGCCGTCAACATGGTGGAAGCCGGCGCGAAGGAAGTGTCGGAGGAGACGATGCTCAAAGCGATCATGTTCGGCCATGAGAGCATCAGGAAAATGGTGGCTTTCCAACAGGAGATCCTCGACGAACTGAGCGTTGAGAAGCGCCCCTTCGAACAGCCGGAGAAGGACGCGGATCTGAAGCAGGACATGGAGGAGAAGGCGCAGTCCATGGGTCTTTACGATGCCATCCAGGATCCGGACAAGCAGTCGCGTGAAGATGCAATCAATGAAGCCAAGGAGCGCATCCTTGGGACGCTTGACGAGACGGATGAGAACCATGAAGAAATCCGTTCCGAGGCATCTGCGATCGTTGAAGGCCTGCTGAAGGAGGAGGTCCGCCGTCTCATCACAGAAGAGAAGGTGCGTCCCGACGGGCGTGAACCTGCTGAAATCAGACCGTTGAACTCGCAGGCGGGCATCCTGCCGAGAGCCCATGGTTCCGGTCTGTTCACAAGGGGCCAGACGCAGGCGCTGTCGATCTGTACACTGGGCGCACTTGGTGAACACCAGATCATCGATGGCCTGGGTGTAGATGAGAACAAACGCTTCATGCACCACTACAACTTCCCGAATTTCTCCGTGGGTGAAACCGGACCGATCAGGGGGCCTGGCCGCCGCGAAATCGGTCATGGTGCACTCGGTGAACGGGCGCTGTACCAGGTCATTCCGAACGAAACGGAATTCCCGTATACGATCCGCCTCGTCTCGGAAGTGCTGGAGTCCAACGGCTCGAGCTCCCAGGCATCAATCTGCGGGTCCACACTGGCTTTGATGGACGCAGGAGTGCCGATCAAGGCGCCTGTGGCTGGAATCGCGATGGGTCTCGTCATGAAAGGCGACCAATACACGATCCTCTCGGACATCCAGGGTATGGAAGATGCACTCGGTGATATGGACTTCAAGGTTGCCGGTACCGAAAACGGCATCACTGCAATACAGATGGACATAAAAATCGAGGGTCTGAGCGAAGACATCCTGAGGGAGGCACTCGGACAGGCAAAAGAGGGACGTCAGGAAATCCTCGCCAACATGCTGGCGACAATCAGCGAACCCCGTGCAGAGCTCAGCAGATATGCACCGAAGGTTGAAGTCATGCATATCAAACCCGACAAGATCCGCGATGTCATCGGCCCCGGTGGCAAGAAAATCAATGAGATCATCGACGAAACAGGTGTCAAACTGGATATCGAGCAGGATGGCACGGTGTTCATCGGCCATAGTGACGCATCCATGATAGAGCGGGCGAAGCAGATCATCAAAGATCTGACACGCGTCGCCGAAGTGGGAGAAATCTATATGGCAGAAGTCAGACGCATTGAAAAGTTCGGTGCATTCGTCCAGCTGTTCCCTGGCAAGGACGCCCTCGTCCATATCTCCCAGCTGGACACATCCAGGGTGGGCAAAGTTGAAGACGTTGTCAAAATCGGGGACAAATTCCTGGTCAAGGTGACGAACATCGACAACCAGGGCAGAGTAAACGCCTCACGCAAAGTGTTGCTGGAGGATGAAAAAGGAGAGTAATAAAATTGATTTTTAACAGGGTTGAACTCAATGATACAACGTATGACATCACCGGCCAATTGAGGATCAAGGAAGATGACGAAGTGAAAATCATTTTTGAAGACCTGATGTTTGGAAACAACCTCAAGGATCTCAATACGAAGGAAGAAACCATCAGACATCTTGTCATCAAGAACAGCGATGAAACAAGATACGATACGAAGAATGTAAAAGTATCCCATATCACGATTGATGGGAAGTTCTACCATGCCACTTTCAAGTAGGCTTTAGGAGGAAATATTTTGAACGAAGCAAAAAAAGAATCGAAAGTAAAAATCATACCGCTGGGTGGCGTCGGCGAGATTGCAAAGAACATGTATGTTGTAGAGGTCGAGGATGAGATGTTCATCCTTGATGCAGGCCTCATGTTCCCGGAAGATGAGATGCTCGGTGTCGACATCGTCATTCCGGACATAACCTATATCCAGGAGAACAAGCAGAAGCTGAAAGGCATCTTCCTCTCCCATGGGCATGAGGACTCCATCGGTGCGATTCCCTATATCATCGAATCACTGAACGTACCGGTCTACGGTTCGAAACTGACACTTGCACTCGTCAAAGACCGCCTCAAGGCGAAAGGCGTCAATAAGAAGGTAAAGTTCTATACGATCAACAGCCAGTCCCGCATGAAGTTCAAAAATGCGGAAATGGTATTTTTCGAAACAAGCCACAGCATTCCCGATTCCTATGGTGTCAGCATTGAAACGAAATACGGCTCCATCGTGTACACGGGTGAGTTCAAATTCGACCAGAGCCTGACAGGGGAGTACGGCTACAACATGGCCAAGATGTATGATGTTGCCAAGAAGGATGTGCTCGCGCTCATCAGTGACTCCACTGAAGCAGAGAGAAGAGGCTACAATACACCTGAAAACATCATCGAGGAGCATATCCTGGACGGCTTTGCCAGGGCACGCGGCAGAATCATCGTATCGTGCTATGCATCTAACTTCGTACGCATCCAGCAAGTACTGACGAATGCTGCGAAAACGCGCAGAAAGGTTTCGTTCCTTGGACGCACACTCGAGAGCTCGTTCAAGGTGGCCCGCAACATGGGATATTTTGATATTCCTGAAGGCCTGCTCGTGCCGAGCCACGAAATCGGCGACTATCCCGATAACGAAGTGGTGATCATCGCAACAGGGTCGCAGGGCGAGCCGATCGAAGCACTCGGCAGGATGTCACGGGGGCAGCATGAGGTGACCAACATCAAGGAAGGCGACATCGTCTATATACTGACGACACCATCTTCAAGCATGGAAGTCATCCTCTACAGCACGATGAACGAACTTGTCAAAGCAGGGGCACATGTCGCTACACCGGAGCAGAATATCCACGCATCCGGCCACGGCATGAGCGAAGAGCTCAAGACGATGCTCAACGTCATGAAGCCGAAGCACTTCATCCCCGTCCAGGGCGAATTCAAGATGCAGATTGCACACGCAAAGCTTGCAGCCGAGACGGGTGTGGAGCCTGAGAACATCTTCCTCCTGGAAAAAGGGGACATCGTCTCCTACGATGGAGACAAGATGATCAGTGCAGACAAGGTGACTGCCGGCAATGTACTGATAGATGGCAGCGGTGTCGGAGATGTCGGCAACATCGTCCTCAGGGACCGCAGGCTGCTCAGTGAAGATGGAATCTTCATCGCAGTGGTGACCATCGATCCGAAAAAACGCAAGATCATGGCAGGGCCCGAAATCCAGTCGAGGGGCTTCGTGTATGTAAAAGAAAGCGAAGACCTCCTGAAAGAGGCGGAACAGCGCGTGTACAACATCGTGCTTGAATCCATGGATGAGAAAAAGCTCGAGTGGAGCACACTCAAACAGAGCATCCGTGATGATCTCGGCAAGTATCTGTACGATAATACGAAGCGCCGCCCAATGATTATCCCGATCATATCCGAAATATAAAACAGCAATGAGACTGCCAATTCTGGCAGTCTCATTGTAAATAGGAGGGAAGCATACGATGGCAAAGAAGCAGAGGAAGACAAAGAAGAAAAAGAAGGATAACCGGTCCTATTATTCCATTTCCGCCTTCGTTCTCATCGTCATCCTGTTCATCACCATTTTCCAGCTCGGAGTCATCGGAACGTACATCGATGCATTTTTTGCCTACCTCTTTGGTACGAGCAGATACTTTACATATCTTATGCTGTTCCTGATGAGCATCTATCTGGCGGGAGAACAGAAGATACCGCTCACACGCAGGATGGGCGGCTATATATTGCTGCAGTTCGGCATGCTGTTCCTCTTCCATACACTGCTCTATATATTGAACCGTGGACGCATCGAGGATTTCTATACGTTCAGTGAAACGGTCGAAGCGATAGAGGCGAATGGAATCATGGAATTTTTCGGGGGCGGCATCATCGGCCAGGCCCTGTTTTCCTTCTCCTCGACCGGCATCTCCATGGTGGGCACACTGCTGCTCGGACTGATATTCCTTTATTTCAGCTATCTGCTGATTACATCGAAAGATATCGAGCAGTCGATCTCACATGATCTCATAAAGGTTTCGGAACTGATGAAGCAGCTCGGCAATGCCCTCATGAAGGGTTTGAAAGAGACCGGCAGCCAGCTTGCGAAGCTGTCCTCACTAATGTCCAACAAAGTATCGGACCGCAACAGGCCAGCAGTTGCAAAGGCAAAGCCGGAGAAGAAGGCACAAGCCAAGCCAGCCAGCAGCACTGGGGAAGAACAGCCCAAGCCAAAACAGCTTGCGGACTTCGAAGCGGATGAATCCATCATCGAAACGATGCATGAATATGACAGGGTCGAAAAGGAAACGGAGAAAGAGACCGTGACGAAGCAGGAAAGCGGCATGGACAACGCAGCCAAAATAGAGACCGGAAACGGCGAAGTCAAGGAAATAGAATATGAAACGGATGAATTCGGCAATGAAACGGATGTGCCGGTCGGCACTTCGGATGAAGAGACCGAACTGGATACATTCGACGATGAAGAGATCGACCAGCTGAAGCAATACGAACTGCCGCCGATCACGATGCTCAAGGATGCCGAGGTGACCGAATCAGTCAGCAACAAGGAAGTGCTTAAACAGGGTAAGATCCTTGAAGAGACGCTCAAAAACTTCGGCGTGAATGCCAAAGTGTCAAAAATCCGCATCGGTCCTGCCGTCACCCAGTTTGAAATCCAGCCGGACATCGGTGTGAAAGTAAGCAAGATCATCAACCTGCAGAATGACATTGCGCTCAGCCTGGCTGCAAAGGACATACGTATAGAGGCACCAATACCGGGCAAATCCGCTGTCGGCATCGAAGTTCCGAATTCGGTGATCAGCATGGTGACCCTGCGTGAAGTGCTCAAGCGCAAAACTTCGGACAATCCGCTCGAAGTGGCCCTTGGAAAGGACATTTCAGGCAGCCCGATCACGGCAGAGCTCAACAAGATGCCCCACCTGCTTGTCGCAGGTTCCACAGGAAGCGGAAAGTCCGTATGCATCAACGGCATCATCATCAGTCTGCTGATGAAGGCAAAGCCTCATGAAGTCAAGCTGATGATGATCGATCCGAAGATGGTGGAACTGAATGTCTATAACGGCATTCCGCACCTTCTGAGTCCGGTCGTCACCAATCCGCAGAAAGCAAGTGATGCACTGAACCGGATCGTCAGTGAGATGGAGCGCAGGTACGACCTGTTCTCCCATTCGAACACACGGAATATAGAGGCATACAACCAGTACCTGGAGCGTGAAAGTGAAGACCCCGAAAAGGTGCAGAAACTGCCCTATATCGTCGTGATCATCGATGAGCTCGCCGACCTGATGATGGTGGCGTCTAAAGATGTCGAGGCATCGATCACGCGGATCGCCCAGATGGCACGTGCTGCAGGCATACACTTGATCATAGCGACACAGAGGCCATCCGTCGATGTCATCACCGGCATCATCAAGGCGAACATTCCGTCGAGAATCGCATTCAGCGTCAGTTCCCAGACGGACTCCAGAACCATTCTGGATGGCCAGGGGGCGGAGAAACTGTTGGGCCGGGGGGACATGCTGTTCCTGCCATCCGGCAAATCCAAGCCGATTCGTGTCCAGGGGGCGTTCCTCTCGGATAATGAAGTCGGTGATGTCGTTCATCACATCACAAGTCAGATGAAGGCGAACTACGAAAAGTCGATCATGAACAAACCGGTCCAGAAGGAACAGAAAGAGTCGGAAGATGAACTCTATCCGGACGCGAAATGGTTTGTCATCGAAGAGCAGCGTGCCAGCGCCTCACTTCTGCAGCGCCAGTTCAGAATCGGATACAACCGTGCTGCACGATTGGTCGATGACCTGGAGGCGAACGGCGTCATAGGTCCGAGCAGCGGAAGCAAACCGAGAAACGTACTTGTACAGAATGAAGAATAAGGAGTCCTATATGTATAAAGTGAAAAACAGTGAAGTCAATCATATCCCGACAGCCATTATAGAGACAGACAAATTCAAGACCATAACGGTCCAGCTCCAATTCAGGAGCAGGATGGAACGGGAACGTGTGACAAAGCGGAACATCCTGTCGAAAATGATGGTCAAAAGGACGGTTGGTTTCCCAAAGGAAGCGGATCTTCTCAAATATCTTGCACACTATTATGGTGCACATCTGACATCGAATGTCAGCCGCAAGGGGCAGGATCATATCGTGAGCTTCAGTATGGAATTTGTAAATGACCGTTTCATCAGGGAAGCGCTGGATGTCATCGGTGAAATGTGCCGGCTGCTCCATGATGTCCTCGACACACCCTCACATTATGACAGTTCCTACCAGGATTTCTTCATCAAGGAGAAGCGCCTCTACAGAAACCGCCTCAGAAGCATGAAGGACAACAGGGCGCAGGCAAGTTTCCAGGCGATGCTTGATGTGATGTTCGAGGGGGAGGACTACAAATATCTGCCGCACGGTGTGCTGGAAGATGTGGAAGACATCACGCTTGATGAAATAAAGGAAGAACATGCGCGGATGATGGCGGATGACGACATTGCCATACTTGTCGTCGGCGCTGTGGACGACAGCATCAAGGATGACCTTAAGAGGATTGCGGCACGCAATGAAAATACAGAGGCCGCACACCGTTCCTATCCATACAGAGCAGTCGAAGATGTCAGAAGAAGCAATGATACGCAGCAGATCGAGCAGGCCAAACTGAATATGGGATTCCGAACGGATGTCAGGAATCTTCAGGAGCAGATGGCATTCAATGTCATGAACCAGATGTATGGCGGCTCCGCCTCATCCCTCCTCTTCATGAACATCAGGGAGAAGCTGAGCCTGGCATACCAGATCCATTCCCAGGTCGATGTGAGGAATGGCTATATGTTCGTCATGGGTGGCGTCGATCCCGGCAATGTGGAAACTGCAGAAAATGCAATACTCGGGGAACTGGAAGTATTGAGAAAAGGGGAATTCGACACGGAGTTCGTCGAAGAAGTGAAGCGTATGATGAAGGTGAACAGGCAGGAAGTGATGGACAAACCGAAAGGGCTCATCACCCTGGAG
This genomic interval carries:
- the yfmF gene encoding EF-P 5-aminopentanol modification-associated protein YfmF yields the protein MYKVKNSEVNHIPTAIIETDKFKTITVQLQFRSRMERERVTKRNILSKMMVKRTVGFPKEADLLKYLAHYYGAHLTSNVSRKGQDHIVSFSMEFVNDRFIREALDVIGEMCRLLHDVLDTPSHYDSSYQDFFIKEKRLYRNRLRSMKDNRAQASFQAMLDVMFEGEDYKYLPHGVLEDVEDITLDEIKEEHARMMADDDIAILVVGAVDDSIKDDLKRIAARNENTEAAHRSYPYRAVEDVRRSNDTQQIEQAKLNMGFRTDVRNLQEQMAFNVMNQMYGGSASSLLFMNIREKLSLAYQIHSQVDVRNGYMFVMGGVDPGNVETAENAILGELEVLRKGEFDTEFVEEVKRMMKVNRQEVMDKPKGLITLEYNRMIQEAHPLSWEERLEAVDREMIMEISRKTALDTVYVLTRSDEDEKN
- a CDS encoding bifunctional riboflavin kinase/FAD synthetase, whose protein sequence is MKIYRLHYPHDQQELNLEPSAVAVGFFDGLHRGHEDVIGRMEDIAEAEGLKKAVMTFDPHPSVVLSPKKQRTTYLTPLDIKLEMLEEKGIDYCFVINFSSALAGLEPDFFVQQYIVRMNVREVVAGFDFTYGRYGKGNIHTLSEYDAFNTTGIDKITEDGEKISTTRIREDLAKNDLEHANLILGRPYEVKGVVVQGEKRGRTIGFPTANIEPEYRYHLPGKGVYAVTLRLDNEEPLYKGVCNVGVKPTFHDNMERVSIEVHLFDFERSIYGENVTVYWHHFIRRERKFSGIEELTGQIAKDKQKAIDLLENI
- the pnp gene encoding polyribonucleotide nucleotidyltransferase, which gives rise to MESAKKVYETEWGRHKLTVEYGEMAKQANGAVLVRYGETVVLSTATASKEPRNLPFFPLTVAYEEKLYAAGKIPGGFNKREGRPSEEATLTSRLIDRPIRPLFPDGYRNDVQVMSIVLSVDPNASPQMAAMLGSSLALSVSDIPFDGPIAGVTVGLIDGEFIINPSTDELGHSEIELQVAGTKDAVNMVEAGAKEVSEETMLKAIMFGHESIRKMVAFQQEILDELSVEKRPFEQPEKDADLKQDMEEKAQSMGLYDAIQDPDKQSREDAINEAKERILGTLDETDENHEEIRSEASAIVEGLLKEEVRRLITEEKVRPDGREPAEIRPLNSQAGILPRAHGSGLFTRGQTQALSICTLGALGEHQIIDGLGVDENKRFMHHYNFPNFSVGETGPIRGPGRREIGHGALGERALYQVIPNETEFPYTIRLVSEVLESNGSSSQASICGSTLALMDAGVPIKAPVAGIAMGLVMKGDQYTILSDIQGMEDALGDMDFKVAGTENGITAIQMDIKIEGLSEDILREALGQAKEGRQEILANMLATISEPRAELSRYAPKVEVMHIKPDKIRDVIGPGGKKINEIIDETGVKLDIEQDGTVFIGHSDASMIERAKQIIKDLTRVAEVGEIYMAEVRRIEKFGAFVQLFPGKDALVHISQLDTSRVGKVEDVVKIGDKFLVKVTNIDNQGRVNASRKVLLEDEKGE
- a CDS encoding FtsK/SpoIIIE family DNA translocase, with protein sequence MAKKQRKTKKKKKDNRSYYSISAFVLIVILFITIFQLGVIGTYIDAFFAYLFGTSRYFTYLMLFLMSIYLAGEQKIPLTRRMGGYILLQFGMLFLFHTLLYILNRGRIEDFYTFSETVEAIEANGIMEFFGGGIIGQALFSFSSTGISMVGTLLLGLIFLYFSYLLITSKDIEQSISHDLIKVSELMKQLGNALMKGLKETGSQLAKLSSLMSNKVSDRNRPAVAKAKPEKKAQAKPASSTGEEQPKPKQLADFEADESIIETMHEYDRVEKETEKETVTKQESGMDNAAKIETGNGEVKEIEYETDEFGNETDVPVGTSDEETELDTFDDEEIDQLKQYELPPITMLKDAEVTESVSNKEVLKQGKILEETLKNFGVNAKVSKIRIGPAVTQFEIQPDIGVKVSKIINLQNDIALSLAAKDIRIEAPIPGKSAVGIEVPNSVISMVTLREVLKRKTSDNPLEVALGKDISGSPITAELNKMPHLLVAGSTGSGKSVCINGIIISLLMKAKPHEVKLMMIDPKMVELNVYNGIPHLLSPVVTNPQKASDALNRIVSEMERRYDLFSHSNTRNIEAYNQYLERESEDPEKVQKLPYIVVIIDELADLMMVASKDVEASITRIAQMARAAGIHLIIATQRPSVDVITGIIKANIPSRIAFSVSSQTDSRTILDGQGAEKLLGRGDMLFLPSGKSKPIRVQGAFLSDNEVGDVVHHITSQMKANYEKSIMNKPVQKEQKESEDELYPDAKWFVIEEQRASASLLQRQFRIGYNRAARLVDDLEANGVIGPSSGSKPRNVLVQNEE
- a CDS encoding ribonuclease J encodes the protein MNEAKKESKVKIIPLGGVGEIAKNMYVVEVEDEMFILDAGLMFPEDEMLGVDIVIPDITYIQENKQKLKGIFLSHGHEDSIGAIPYIIESLNVPVYGSKLTLALVKDRLKAKGVNKKVKFYTINSQSRMKFKNAEMVFFETSHSIPDSYGVSIETKYGSIVYTGEFKFDQSLTGEYGYNMAKMYDVAKKDVLALISDSTEAERRGYNTPENIIEEHILDGFARARGRIIVSCYASNFVRIQQVLTNAAKTRRKVSFLGRTLESSFKVARNMGYFDIPEGLLVPSHEIGDYPDNEVVIIATGSQGEPIEALGRMSRGQHEVTNIKEGDIVYILTTPSSSMEVILYSTMNELVKAGAHVATPEQNIHASGHGMSEELKTMLNVMKPKHFIPVQGEFKMQIAHAKLAAETGVEPENIFLLEKGDIVSYDGDKMISADKVTAGNVLIDGSGVGDVGNIVLRDRRLLSEDGIFIAVVTIDPKKRKIMAGPEIQSRGFVYVKESEDLLKEAEQRVYNIVLESMDEKKLEWSTLKQSIRDDLGKYLYDNTKRRPMIIPIISEI
- the rpsO gene encoding 30S ribosomal protein S15 — translated: MAITQERKNELIQEYRTHESDTGSPEVQIAVLTAEITALNDHLRIHKKDHHSRRGLLKMVGRRKHLLTYLRNKDIQRYRELIKRLGLRR